One genomic segment of Burkholderiaceae bacterium includes these proteins:
- the iaaH gene encoding indoleacetamide hydrolase, whose translation MDIPTLSASQAARALCAGRLSSEQLVSAYIAQAKAKPDLNAFITLDETGALAAARAADAARAKRPAGTACKPLDGLPIAIKDNIQVRGLPATAGTPALKNFVPATDAPVVARLRAAGAIVLGKTNMHELAFGVTGYNPAFHSGANIGVRNAYDQHRIAGGSSSGNGAALGARMVAAALGTDTGGSVRIPCAFNGCTALRPSVGRYPQQGIAPISHTRDTAGPMALSVADLVLLDRAITGGGAVKPVPLKRVRLGMAAPFFAHQDADTRAATDAALARLRAAGVTLVDVQMPRLMELNGAVGFPVALYEAHDDMAAYLAKYHTGIDLQQLAAGIASPDVKATFDGLVLPRKLPAAQGVVDARPAYEHAMRVARPALQKLYRDTFKKYRIDALVFPTVPQVALLATPEASSVQNFGALIQNTDPGSNAGIPGLQLPSGLGRDSGLPIGLELDGPAGSDRHLLALGLAIEPVLGRLPAAK comes from the coding sequence CTGGACATCCCCACGCTGAGCGCCAGCCAAGCCGCACGTGCGCTGTGCGCCGGGCGTTTGAGCAGCGAGCAGTTGGTCAGTGCCTACATCGCGCAGGCCAAGGCCAAGCCAGATCTCAACGCCTTCATCACGCTCGACGAGACTGGCGCGCTGGCCGCTGCCCGCGCCGCCGATGCCGCCCGAGCCAAGCGCCCTGCTGGCACCGCCTGCAAGCCGCTGGACGGCCTGCCCATCGCGATCAAGGACAACATCCAGGTGCGTGGCCTGCCTGCCACCGCAGGCACGCCGGCGCTGAAAAATTTCGTGCCCGCTACCGATGCGCCGGTGGTCGCCAGGCTGCGGGCCGCTGGCGCCATTGTGCTGGGTAAAACCAATATGCACGAACTGGCCTTCGGCGTTACCGGCTACAACCCGGCCTTCCATTCAGGTGCCAACATTGGCGTGCGCAATGCCTACGATCAGCACCGTATCGCAGGCGGCTCGTCCTCGGGCAACGGCGCGGCCCTGGGCGCGCGCATGGTGGCCGCCGCGCTGGGCACCGACACGGGCGGCTCGGTGCGCATCCCCTGCGCCTTCAATGGTTGCACCGCGCTGCGCCCTTCCGTAGGACGCTATCCGCAGCAAGGCATCGCGCCGATCTCGCACACCCGCGACACCGCCGGCCCCATGGCGCTGTCGGTGGCCGACCTGGTGCTGCTCGACCGCGCCATCACCGGCGGCGGCGCCGTCAAACCGGTCCCACTCAAGCGCGTGCGACTGGGCATGGCCGCACCCTTTTTCGCCCATCAGGATGCCGACACCCGCGCAGCCACCGACGCCGCGCTGGCCAGGCTGCGCGCCGCCGGCGTGACGCTGGTCGACGTTCAGATGCCCAGGCTCATGGAACTCAATGGCGCCGTGGGTTTTCCGGTCGCACTCTACGAAGCCCACGACGACATGGCGGCCTACCTGGCGAAATACCACACCGGCATCGACCTGCAACAACTGGCTGCGGGCATCGCCAGCCCCGATGTGAAAGCCACGTTCGACGGCCTGGTGCTGCCGCGCAAACTGCCAGCAGCCCAAGGGGTCGTCGATGCAAGACCCGCCTATGAGCACGCCATGCGCGTGGCGCGCCCGGCGCTGCAAAAACTGTACCGGGACACGTTCAAGAAATACCGGATCGATGCGCTGGTGTTCCCAACCGTGCCGCAAGTGGCCCTGCTGGCCACGCCCGAGGCCAGCAGCGTCCAGAACTTTGGCGCGCTGATCCAGAACACCGATCCGGGCAGCAACGCCGGCATTCCGGGCCTGCAACTGCCTTCGGGCCTGGGGCGTGACAGCGGCCTGCCCATCGGGCTGGAACTGGATGGCCCCGCTGGCAGCGACCGCCATCTGCTGGCGCTGGGCTTGGCCATCGAGCCGGTGTTGGGACGACTGCCTGCGGCCAAGTAA
- a CDS encoding response regulator transcription factor gives MYLSGSDQQALRGVLGLLARDDCGEREIRERLGHSLLSLLRADQFASFVWNAERGCFGSRVAINMEPANLDTYDQWHQHHDPITFVLQSRRRATRVSEVMSQRALVRTPFFNDFLARDGLYWGLNLHSFDDDHALGDLRIWRCRARGDFGQRETLMLNLIEPAFVGAMQRAQRRAMPASSWTSLSAREQQVARAVREGLTDKGIARRMRVSVPTVRTYLRRIFDKLGIERRSALAQALPMEPH, from the coding sequence ATGTACCTGAGCGGATCGGATCAGCAGGCGCTGCGCGGCGTGCTGGGCTTGCTGGCGCGTGATGACTGTGGCGAGCGTGAAATCCGCGAGCGCTTGGGGCATTCCTTGCTGAGTCTGCTGCGAGCCGACCAGTTCGCCTCCTTCGTGTGGAATGCCGAGCGAGGCTGCTTTGGCTCGCGGGTGGCGATCAATATGGAGCCAGCCAACCTGGACACCTATGACCAGTGGCACCAACACCACGATCCGATCACCTTTGTCTTGCAGTCGCGCCGCCGCGCCACCCGCGTGAGCGAGGTGATGTCCCAGCGCGCCTTGGTGCGCACGCCTTTTTTCAACGATTTTCTGGCGCGCGACGGCTTGTACTGGGGTTTGAATCTGCACAGTTTCGACGATGACCACGCGCTGGGCGATTTGCGCATCTGGCGCTGTCGGGCGCGGGGCGATTTTGGGCAGCGCGAAACACTGATGCTGAACCTGATCGAGCCGGCTTTTGTGGGTGCCATGCAGCGGGCGCAGCGGCGCGCCATGCCGGCTTCGTCATGGACCAGCCTCAGCGCGCGCGAGCAGCAGGTGGCGCGCGCCGTGCGCGAAGGCCTGACCGACAAGGGCATTGCTCGCCGCATGAGGGTGAGCGTGCCCACGGTGCGCACCTATCTGCGGCGCATTTTCGACAAGCTCGGCATCGAGCGCCGCTCCGCGCTCGCGCAAGCCTTGCCGATGGAGCCGCACTGA
- the xerD gene encoding site-specific tyrosine recombinase XerD, whose amino-acid sequence MTESDPSIDRFTDALWLEDGLSANTLAAYRRDLALYDRWLRGTHGLALPQSQEQHLLAYFAARADTRATSANRRLTVFKRYFRWALREHGVSADPTLKLRPAKQPPRMPKTLSEAQVEALLAAPDTDTALGLRDRTMLELMYASGLRVSELVGLKVIHVGLNEGVLRVLGKGSKERLVPFGELARDWLERWLRQGRPELLGARQTEALFVTSAGRTPGTAMSRVMFWNLVKRYARQAGITTPLSPHTLRHAFATHLLNHGADLRAVQMLLGHADISTTTIYTHIARQRLKDLHAQHHPRG is encoded by the coding sequence ATGACCGAGAGCGACCCGAGCATCGACCGCTTCACCGATGCGCTGTGGCTGGAAGACGGCCTGTCGGCCAACACCCTGGCGGCCTACCGGCGCGACCTGGCGCTGTACGACCGCTGGCTGCGCGGCACGCACGGCCTGGCGCTGCCGCAGTCGCAGGAGCAGCACCTGCTGGCCTACTTCGCCGCCCGCGCCGACACCCGCGCCACCTCGGCCAACCGGCGGCTGACGGTGTTCAAGCGCTACTTTCGCTGGGCCTTGCGCGAGCATGGGGTCAGCGCCGACCCCACGCTCAAGCTGCGGCCCGCCAAGCAGCCCCCGCGCATGCCCAAGACCCTGAGCGAGGCGCAGGTCGAGGCCCTGCTGGCCGCGCCCGACACCGACACCGCCCTGGGCCTGCGCGACCGCACCATGCTGGAGCTGATGTACGCCAGCGGCCTGCGCGTGAGCGAGCTGGTCGGCCTCAAGGTCATCCACGTGGGCCTGAACGAAGGCGTGCTGCGCGTGCTGGGCAAGGGCAGCAAGGAGCGCCTGGTGCCCTTCGGCGAGCTGGCGCGCGACTGGCTGGAGCGCTGGCTGCGCCAGGGCCGCCCCGAGCTGCTGGGCGCGCGCCAGACCGAGGCGCTGTTCGTCACCAGCGCCGGGCGCACGCCGGGCACCGCCATGTCGCGCGTGATGTTCTGGAACCTGGTCAAGCGCTACGCGCGCCAGGCCGGCATCACCACGCCGCTGTCGCCGCACACGCTGCGCCACGCCTTCGCCACGCACCTGCTCAACCACGGCGCCGATTTGCGCGCGGTGCAGATGCTGCTGGGCCACGCCGACATCTCCACCACCACCATCTACACCCACATCGCACGCCAGCGGCTGAAGGATTTGCACGCGCAGCACCATCCAAGGGGGTGA
- a CDS encoding AEC family transporter: MRDAQLLLPDFSLILVGYLLCRFTALDRPVWQAVERLVYFFLFPVFLLQSIVRTPLDLHAASTLIGAGLALMACGIALAWSLPWLPGLRRVIDVRDHAASAQIAFRFNSFIGLAMAERVLGPQGQQLVAVLVGVSVPLANVAAVWPMARHGGRSFAAELVRNPLIIATAAGLAANLAGLAPPGWLQTTLARIGGSSIALGLLTAGAGMQLASLARGKALGAGVLAIRHALQPLAAWVLARAFGLGAAETTALLIFSALPTSSSCYVLAARMGYNGAFVAGLVTLSTVLGLASLGGALQLAGAR, from the coding sequence ATGCGTGACGCCCAGCTGCTGCTGCCCGACTTCTCCCTGATCCTGGTCGGCTACCTGCTGTGCCGCTTCACGGCGCTGGACCGGCCGGTGTGGCAGGCGGTGGAGCGGCTGGTGTACTTCTTCCTGTTTCCGGTGTTCCTGCTGCAGTCCATCGTGCGCACGCCGCTGGACCTGCACGCCGCCTCCACGCTGATCGGCGCCGGCCTGGCGCTGATGGCCTGCGGCATCGCGCTGGCCTGGTCCCTGCCCTGGCTGCCGGGGCTGCGGCGCGTGATCGACGTGCGCGACCACGCTGCCAGCGCGCAGATCGCGTTTCGCTTCAACTCCTTCATCGGCCTGGCCATGGCCGAGCGCGTGCTGGGCCCGCAGGGCCAGCAGCTGGTGGCGGTGCTGGTGGGCGTGAGCGTGCCGCTGGCCAACGTGGCGGCGGTGTGGCCGATGGCGCGCCACGGCGGGCGCTCGTTCGCGGCCGAACTGGTGCGCAACCCGCTCATCATCGCCACCGCCGCCGGCCTGGCGGCCAACCTGGCCGGGCTGGCGCCGCCCGGCTGGCTGCAGACCACGCTGGCGCGCATCGGCGGCTCGTCGATCGCGCTGGGCCTGCTGACGGCCGGCGCCGGCATGCAGCTGGCCAGCCTGGCGCGCGGCAAGGCGCTGGGCGCCGGGGTGCTGGCCATCCGCCACGCGCTGCAGCCGCTGGCGGCCTGGGTGCTGGCGCGCGCCTTCGGGCTGGGCGCGGCCGAGACCACGGCCCTGCTGATCTTCTCGGCCCTGCCCACCTCGTCGAGCTGCTACGTGCTGGCCGCGCGCATGGGCTACAACGGCGCCTTCGTGGCGGGGCTGGTCACACTGTCGACGGTGCTGGGCCTGGCCAGCCTGGGCGGCGCGCTTCAGCTGGCCGGCGCGCGCTGA
- the queG gene encoding tRNA epoxyqueuosine(34) reductase QueG, whose translation MGHGVRIDSEALLASIRQWARELGFAHVGVAGVDLASAEAGLMQWLAAGFHGSMDYMAAHGLKRARPAELVPGTVSVITARMNYLPRSEAPDWPQRERERLARPAEGVVSLYARGRDYHKVVRARLQKLQDRIAAQLGPFGHRVFSDSAPVLEGELAARSGLGWRGKHTLVLTREAGSMFFLGELFVDLALPPTPAVEPHCGSCTACIDACPTGAIVAPGRVDARRCISYLTIEHDGAIDEALRPLMGNHVYGCDDCQTVCPWNKYAQRSELPDFDARDGLRSAALIELLAWTEEEFLRRTEGGPIRRIGHERWLRNVATAMGNAIAALPADDPRVGALRAALQARAGHPSAMVREHVRWALQR comes from the coding sequence ATGGGACATGGGGTTCGAATCGATTCCGAGGCCTTGCTGGCCAGCATCCGCCAGTGGGCGCGCGAGCTGGGTTTTGCGCACGTGGGCGTGGCGGGCGTGGACCTGGCCAGCGCCGAAGCCGGTCTGATGCAATGGCTGGCCGCCGGGTTCCACGGCAGCATGGATTACATGGCCGCGCATGGCCTCAAGCGGGCGCGGCCGGCCGAACTGGTGCCGGGCACCGTGAGCGTGATCACGGCGCGCATGAATTATTTGCCACGAAGCGAGGCGCCCGACTGGCCGCAGCGCGAGCGCGAGCGCCTGGCGCGGCCCGCCGAGGGCGTGGTCTCGCTCTACGCCCGGGGGCGGGACTACCACAAGGTGGTGCGCGCGCGGCTGCAGAAGCTGCAGGATCGCATTGCCGCGCAGCTCGGCCCCTTCGGCCACCGCGTGTTCAGCGACTCGGCCCCGGTGCTGGAGGGCGAGCTGGCCGCGCGCAGCGGCCTGGGCTGGCGCGGCAAGCACACCCTGGTGCTGACGCGCGAGGCGGGCTCGATGTTCTTTCTGGGCGAGCTGTTCGTCGACCTGGCCCTGCCGCCCACGCCGGCGGTGGAGCCGCACTGCGGCAGCTGCACCGCCTGCATCGACGCCTGCCCCACCGGCGCCATCGTGGCGCCGGGCCGGGTGGACGCGCGCCGCTGCATCTCGTACCTGACGATCGAGCACGACGGCGCCATCGACGAGGCCCTGCGCCCGCTGATGGGCAACCATGTGTACGGATGCGACGACTGCCAGACCGTGTGCCCCTGGAACAAGTACGCCCAGCGCAGCGAGCTGCCCGACTTCGACGCCCGCGACGGCCTGCGCAGCGCGGCGCTCATCGAGCTGCTGGCCTGGACCGAGGAGGAGTTCCTGCGTCGCACCGAGGGCGGGCCGATCCGCCGCATCGGCCACGAGCGCTGGCTGCGCAACGTGGCCACCGCCATGGGCAATGCCATCGCCGCGCTGCCCGCGGACGACCCGCGGGTGGGCGCCCTGCGCGCGGCCCTGCAGGCGCGCGCCGGGCACCCCAGCGCCATGGTGCGCGAGCACGTGCGCTGGGCCCTGCAGCGGTGA